A window of the Scophthalmus maximus strain ysfricsl-2021 chromosome 8, ASM2237912v1, whole genome shotgun sequence genome harbors these coding sequences:
- the LOC118312625 gene encoding endonuclease V-like isoform X2: MPDTPAEDLVKQWESVQARLRQQLVEEDTEDWQTRPGFLGLQRVGGVDLSFIKGDDVNACAQLVVLSYPGLEMLYEDSQMVTLTAPYIAGFLAFRETPFLLEALQRLQRDQPALLPQVVFVDGNGLFHYREFGLACHLGVLSGLPCVGVAKNLLQVQGVYKNEEHQSQKFGTQLRLDMQHTQGLPSGNSLQQIAALQKGGDSFPLTAASGKVLGKALRSSDRSSKPVYVSVGHKISLDTAVRLTHSCCRYRVPEPIRQACLPDVVA; the protein is encoded by the exons TGTGCAGGCCCGTCTGaggcagcagctggtggaggaggacacgGAGGACTGGCAGACCCGCCCGGGCTTCTTGGGCCTGCAGAGGGTCGGTGGAGTGGACCTGTCCTTCATCAAAGGGGACGACGTCAACGCCTGCGCCCAGCTCGTAGTCCTCAGCTACCCCGGCCTGGAG ATGCTGTATGAGGACAGTCAGATGGTGACCCTGACAGCCCCTTACATAGCCGGCTTCCTGGCCTTCAGAGAGACCCCCTTCCTCCTGGAGGCTCTGCAGCGGCTACAGAGAGACCAGCCCGCACTTCTTCCTCAG gtggtgtTTGTGGACGGGAACGGTCTCTTCCACTACAGAG AGTTCGGCCTGGCGTGTCATCTGGGAGTGCTGTCAGGGCTGCCGTGTGTGGGCGTGGCCAAGaacctgctgcaggtgcaggGTGTGTACAAGAATGAGGAGCACCAGTCACAG AAGTTTGGAACACAGCTTCGGTTggacatgcagcacacacagggGTTACCGAGTGGGAATTCTCTCCAGCAG ATAGCTGCTCTGCAGAAAGGAGGAGACAGCTTCCCACTCACAGCCGCCTCGGGCAAAGTGCTCGGAAAG GCGCTGCGTAGCTCTGACAGGAGCTCGAAGCCAGTGTACGTGTCCGTGGGCCACAAGATCAGTCTGGACACCGCTGTACGCCTCACGCACTCCTGCTGCCGCTACCGGGTCCCCGAGCCCAtcagacag GCCTGCCTGCCAGACGTTGTTGCATGA
- the LOC118312625 gene encoding endonuclease V-like isoform X4, whose amino-acid sequence MPDTPAEDLVKQWESVQARLRQQLVEEDTEDWQTRPGFLGLQRVGGVDLSFIKGDDVNACAQLVVLSYPGLEMLYEDSQMVTLTAPYIAGFLAFRETPFLLEALQRLQRDQPALLPQVVFVDGNGLFHYREFGLACHLGVLSGLPCVGVAKNLLQVQGVYKNEEHQSQDCLRGTRVKNRCRPTHQQETRCGRRLDRRPEPRCGRLAGPPTGNEEQGIGWTSAISAHSGKALGSPPALTS is encoded by the exons TGTGCAGGCCCGTCTGaggcagcagctggtggaggaggacacgGAGGACTGGCAGACCCGCCCGGGCTTCTTGGGCCTGCAGAGGGTCGGTGGAGTGGACCTGTCCTTCATCAAAGGGGACGACGTCAACGCCTGCGCCCAGCTCGTAGTCCTCAGCTACCCCGGCCTGGAG ATGCTGTATGAGGACAGTCAGATGGTGACCCTGACAGCCCCTTACATAGCCGGCTTCCTGGCCTTCAGAGAGACCCCCTTCCTCCTGGAGGCTCTGCAGCGGCTACAGAGAGACCAGCCCGCACTTCTTCCTCAG gtggtgtTTGTGGACGGGAACGGTCTCTTCCACTACAGAG AGTTCGGCCTGGCGTGTCATCTGGGAGTGCTGTCAGGGCTGCCGTGTGTGGGCGTGGCCAAGaacctgctgcaggtgcaggGTGTGTACAAGAATGAGGAGCACCAGTCACAG GACTGCCTACGGGGAACCAGGGTCAAGAACCGGTGTCGGCCGACCCACCAACAGGAGACGAGGTGCGGGCGTCGGCTGGACCGTCGACCGGAGCCAAGGTGCGGGCGGTTGGCTGGACCGCCGACCGGAAACGAGGAGCAGGGTATCGGCTGGACTAGCGCCATCTCTGCCCACTCTGGAAAAGCCTTGGGCTCCCCCCCTGCTCTCACATCATGA